From a single Pirellulales bacterium genomic region:
- a CDS encoding RNA ligase family protein, which translates to MGFFRFPHTPHLAWLGSGEPRDDKILAPAEADGLLRADVVLEEKVDGANLGFSVGPTGDLRAQNRGQFLVEPYAGQFARLPAWLALHGDTLIETLREHADVGLMLFGEWCAARHSLAYTRLPDWFLLFDVVESDSGRFLNSTRRNSLAARMGLATTPAVARGRYTLGQLKSLLATAASRFRDGPLEGIVIRRESADWCEQRAKLVRAEFTQTIAEHWRNRRIEWNRLDAPAAV; encoded by the coding sequence ATGGGCTTCTTTCGCTTTCCCCACACCCCCCATCTGGCCTGGCTTGGCAGTGGCGAGCCGCGTGACGACAAGATTCTCGCGCCTGCAGAGGCGGACGGGCTGCTGCGCGCTGACGTGGTGCTGGAAGAAAAGGTCGACGGCGCCAACCTGGGCTTTTCAGTCGGCCCCACCGGCGATCTGCGGGCGCAGAACCGTGGTCAGTTCCTCGTCGAACCCTACGCGGGGCAGTTCGCGCGCTTGCCCGCGTGGCTTGCCTTGCATGGCGACACCCTGATCGAGACCTTGCGGGAACACGCTGACGTCGGCTTGATGCTGTTCGGTGAGTGGTGCGCGGCGCGCCATTCGCTGGCCTACACCCGGCTGCCGGATTGGTTCCTTTTGTTCGATGTCGTGGAGTCAGATAGTGGCCGGTTCTTGAACAGTACGAGGCGCAATAGCCTTGCCGCTCGTATGGGCCTGGCAACGACGCCAGCGGTGGCGCGCGGTCGGTACACATTGGGGCAGTTGAAGTCACTGCTCGCTACGGCGGCGAGTCGCTTTCGCGACGGACCGTTGGAAGGCATCGTGATCCGCCGTGAAAGCGCTGATTGGTGCGAGCAGAGGGCCAAGCTGGTCCGCGCCGAGTTCACCCAGACCATTGCCGAACATTGGCGCAACCGACGCATCGAATGGAACCGCCTGGACGCGCCCGCCGCCGTCTAA